Below is a genomic region from Oryzias melastigma strain HK-1 linkage group LG7, ASM292280v2, whole genome shotgun sequence.
TATGAATGGaatatttaatcataattataagtAAGTTAAGTATGAAAATTTGCTCTGCATTAAATTTCTCTTGAAACAAATATCCAAAAACAATATGCTTGTAGAATAACTTATAGTCTTATAGTACATAAGTGGACTGTTATAAAACAAGTCAAATCTTTCCAAAATGCTTGAGTGAAAGTGCAATACCAAAAGAGATGAGGCACAGTTTCTGGTGAGGAGCGGCAAAATGAGCAGTTTATGTCCTGATCTCTTTAAAATTTGGTAAAGAAGTGTTTCACATggtaaaatgtatgaataattttaaaggaaattttattaattttagtgGTGATTAAATTTTTGTTAGGGATCAAACTTTTTCCCACTGAATACTCCAACCAAACTTACTCCAATAAGAAATAACATTGGGTTTTGTGGCAATCTCCTTTTGAAATAGTGAACAGATGTTTTGGTTATTTCTGCTCActggaaaacatattttttcatacCACGATTCTGTTCTTGGATAGAGAATGTTTGAAGGAGAACCACTACATGGGAtagattttaagtgtttttagggttttatttattttttatttgttttatgtggAGATTGCAAGCAGCTGGCCGCTTTTAAATTTCTTTCTGGATTAATAAAGCTATTCATTCATACACAGAACTGTAACACCACCTGGATGCCTCCAATAACTAATAAACTCTGCAGGGGAGACATGCAGATTATGAGGGGAGATAAACTCATCGTATGACATTAGATTACCTTGTGGATTTATTGTGTTACAAGagacatgtttttgtcaaaccaatttttaagaaaaatactcCTGATGAGTGGACTGGCATTTCTGCTACTCCTTTTGGGCTGTTTTCCACCACTTCCGGGTCTAAAACGAGCTGCTACTACATTGTTTACAACCTTACAACCACTGACAGCTACAAAATGGGGTAGGAGATCGCTGTATTTTCAAAAGTTATGGCTATGTCTTCTTTAGATAATGATGCAGTCTGGTTCAGggcctttttctttaaaacaggtGGCTTACTTGGAGTTAGCAGCAGCGGCGGAAATTCTTCCTCAAGGACGTCGGTCACCGTGGCCACCGCTAGCTAGCACCCAAGCTAACTCCAGCAATGTCGGAGTCTGCACGGCCGAATAGTCACGTTTGTTCATCATGGCGACcacaaaagttcagaaaaaaaatattcaaaagtaaactttaaaaagtaaggtTGGtttacacaactttttaaagaaaagtaggTGCAAGCAAGCAAACCCAACACCACTAGCCCGAGGTTGCGTCACgtgtttcccagcatgcactgcggctcaaaaaatatcttttttaaagaaaaaccctTTAAAGTCATGCTTATTTTTcgtcatattttatttacaagtaaCAAACGGGatccaaatttgtcaaaaaaggcACTTTAATTACAACCTTAAAACCATGTGTTTACAACTTTGGTAAGATTGCTGGGTTTAAAACCTCCGGGGTGATAACTCTCCCCCAAGGTCAGGTCGTAGTGCTATTGATTCCTGTGTTAAGGACAGTAGTAGCAGAGAGTAAAATCAAAtaggaacatttttctttattatgtatGACTTGATATCTGGACGTTACTGTAATAACTCACAGCCTCGTGATTGTGCCTACAGGTCAGGTTTCCTTCTTTTATCCCCAATTTAAAGAACTTGCATGAAAACTCCCAAAAAAGAtcgtttttcttaaaaaaaaaaatcacttaattCTGTACTTATGGttccttaaaaaatactttacagaGTTTCATTGAATGTCTGTCTGAGATGTtagcctgtttgtgacagagtTGTGACGTCTTTTGACATAAAAGTTGAAGTTTCAAGTAAGTttactgatttgaaaaaatacattttaaatgctgTGTATTGTTTGTATTTAGAATTTTAGATATCTCAGTGTAACTTTATTATAAATAACTCTTGAAATTCATTTTATGCTTAGTaacaaagatttttctttttaatctttttaaaatgtttatacagacaaagaagtaaaatatgaaccatttttagcttttcagcAACAGGTAAAAATCCATGCTCAATACTGCTACTTTGCACTGTGCTTCAGTGATGACTGGTGATGAAACAAACAGCTCTCCAAATCCTACTGAATCTCTCCGCCTTCCCTCCTCAGGCACTCTTGTCCCTAAATATCCCCTGATCCCacatgataaaaataaacagggTCAGGAACCACAGAAGCAGAGCGATTTTTATCTTTAGGAGgactaaatttattttttcttcatttttttcataccTGATATTATACAGATTGtctagacttaaaaaaatggactACAAGGTTCTATGAATAATTGTCTACATATAAAATTAGCAATAATTATTGAATATCAATTTAATTCAAGcagaaacctttaaaataacattaaaaatagcAATGTATAACTTCGTCTGGTGCTCCATAAAAGCTATGTCTTCtcttcaccaccagagggcagcagCGTGTCAGAACAGATCACATAAGGCACGTGCAGCAGGTCTGTCTGTCACACCTTTGCCTGTAGAGCTGTTGTAGTGAACTGCaccacagacatgaacatttttgacaaatccCGCTGATGTAGTTGAAATTCGCATAGCTCCTGGACATAGATCCCACAGCTTCTGGAGATTTGTCTTTTAGGGAGAACATTGACGGTTTTCAGTCATACTGATATAATCCTGATGGAAAGCTGGTTGGGCTTCACGTTCTGGTTTGAGTTTGTATTCCTCAGGTCGGATCCGCTTGTACTCGCTGGAATCAGTTCTGAAAAACTGCTGTGGTGTTCTCCATACTGCCACACCGTTGGAGGTCCCGGCGCGGGGACCTGGGACAAGCCCGAGCTTGTGGGCAAACAAGATGCCAAAGAAGGTCCTGGATATGAAGGTGGACACAATTGTTGGTTTTCAGATGACAGAAGCCGGGTATAGACATGTCCAGGAAGCTGAGCTTGTGGAGGTCCACAAGTGCAGGCCTCTGGACCGTAAACATACTGATTGTGATATCTGTGGAGGGACAGAAAGGAAAGTCGACTGTCATCATGTGTGTTAATAACTATTATAATTTGGATCATTCGTTCATACCTGCAGGGTTGCATGTTGATGCCTAAAGAGGGATTAATGGGGTCCCACAGTGGAAGCATCTTCTCCTGTGcgttattgttgttgttgtttctgcCTTTGTGACTGTCACGGGTTCTACTGTCCTCCTGATGTTGGCGTTGCTCCTCTTGTTGCCATGCATCCAATTCCCtggaatagaaataaaaatctgaagatAAACACTTCAACATCTAATCACTGTTCTGGtccattttaatcttaatcttaattatcgattctactttattttgtacAGTTACTTTTAAAGTACTATAGATGGTTATCTCCATGATTACTGCATTGAGGTGAGGTTAAAATGGATGCATCTGGAGCTAGGTAAGTTCACCAGGTGAGGCACCCTAAGCTaaaattcacaaataaagatACTTAAACTGGtacattttctaattttaattcattttttttatgttttacctgagataaaaaaaaggctcaATTGGGGGTGTCTGACTTTAATGTCTGACTTTAATAAAAACGGTGAATTCCATTTTTCCAATCCTGTGATTGTTATGACTTAGTTCGTTTAAAGTCACTGCAGAATTTTATTGGATCTTCTACTctagtttaatttatttgcctttttatttcaacaaaaatctgGAGACTGATGAGAAAACAGTCTGACAAATAGTAgctaaaaacttgattttagattaaaacttaaaaaaaaaccaagattCAAAGTCACCTCACACTTTATATACTGGTATGATAAAAATTACTttgaaattatagaaaaaaatgaaaaaataaacatattcatCCAGAATTACTTTGGTTTTGGCCCATCCAATAATAGAGTTTATCGTCAGACACCTTCACCTCTTCAGGTCTGAAAAACATTTCCTAACCTCTCATTTTTTCCAGTACTCACCTGTCCTGCTGTTTCTTTCTGTCCTCTTTCATGCAGTCGAGTAAGCAGCAGGTGATGAAGGCCAAGGACATGAACAAGATGATGGCTGAGCTTACAATGGACACCAGGATGGCGACACGGAAGCCGTGTTCCTCAAAGGGAGTCAGAGCTGCAATCAGCCAGAATTTTGTTATCAGCCTTTGtcagaaaatctttattttatttaataaagatgACCAAGCTCAGTGTAAATCTTAACTATACATATGCATCATGACTTCTGTTGTTATTGTCTAGAATAGGACAGAACAATTTGAAACCCAACTCGttttagggctgccatgattagtcaatTAGCCATTGTCAAGACTCACTCAGCCAAGTCctcctctgaccaccagagggacccctctctTGGCATTCATACCAGCTTCAGCAACTACTTCCCttcaactcccatcagccattGCTCCAGTCTTCTCCATGCACAGCTGTTCATCATTATCATCAATCACCAGCCTGCACTTCAGTGCAAAGTCTTGATTCTGTTTACCAGTCAGTCTGAGCGATTCTCCTTGCttatttctctgtgtttttgacccacGCCTGTTATCTCGttcgattaatcgcgattaaaaattttaatcgcctgacaatgaaaaaaattcagttttaaattgtgtttctgagtatttctttatttaacttttgtgaatcaggagcagacaaaaaaaatgcttatttgttgcatagaaaatacgctgggtgggccacaagcttcctgctcctcttcattctaatgcatccatttgcagacaaatagattcatgtacatttttgttttcctcgcctaAGCTGGCGGATAAgtgggcggggttgctctgcaccaatggtcccgcccacaactcagaggtcaaTTTGTATAGTGATTGTCATAATTTTTCAATTTCtcaaaagataatcggagtggggctttaaagaCTTCCTTTCTCACAAACTACATCTTTCCACCTACGTTTACAGAAAGGCTCCCATCCAGCCCAGTGGGTGCTGTTGGAGTCCAAGACACAAGTCAGCTCTTTGCCCATCAGTTTGTGCTTGGCTGGACACTGCAGGGAAATGACAGTCCCCACATTGGTCCCGTTGCCCTGGATGATCCTTTGGGTTCCCAGAGCTGGTAAGCGCATGGGTTTGCACTGTAGATGACCTGCAGCAGACAGTGAAGCATCAGTCTCTGAAAACCTAAATATAAATTCAAAGATCAAATGTGCCAAAAGGTCAGAATTAGACCTGGATGTTAAACAAAATGCCTGCGAGGTTAGTAGAATCCTCACACTATAACACTCGTAATGGCACAGCACTCGGTACATTACTCAAGCAAGGACTCAGTGTGTCAGCTCAGCATGGCAGCCGTCTGGCGGGATAAGCCTACAATGTCAAAGTGTGACTTCATGTAATGAGCTGCCGGGAGACTAAgcttaataaaaatgtgttttttaatgaaatccaaATTAAACACTATCATCAATACACAGGAAAATTAATCCTCTTCTACTTTTTTCCCTTAATACacccatttaaaaatattgattgtggaTTCATTGTATTACTTAAATAATAGGATGTGCAGTGCACGTTATCACCACAGGGGGCGCCAAACTACACTTAAAAACGTGttccattttaaataaaaaaaacattaagaaatgtTAAAGCTTGTTTAAAATACTGGCACAGTTCATTCTTTTATAAGCAAATTTAATTCTATTAAACTGAAAAGCAAATTCAAGTAAGGGTTATGTAAAAAATTTACAATCCTCTTCTTTTGTTATCCTGtgaatatgacattttttgcctctttttcgctctattttttaaatttaactgtTTATCTCCATGTGCAGCTACTGATCTGTTGTCATGAAGCTGCTTCCACAGCTTGCGCTCTGCTAAGTCCCTGTCACTTGTTCCAAAACGGAACTAAAGTATCTGTCCAGCTACGAAAACCACCATCTAAATGATCGTGACTCTTACCTGAGCTGTTCCACACCCTCTTATCATCTTTATTGGTAAAATCCCTCCTGTGCCCATCTGCCACAGAAGCCGCCATGGTGCCAAACGCGCTCCTCCTGCGCGCTCTAGTCGAGAGGGCGCATCTATATCCGTCAGAACTAAAGACAGGGGGGGTTCCGTCGCGGATGGGAGGAAGTTTGCACCTTGCTGGGCAGGTTTCCTTCCTGGTTTGTGTCTGAGAAGTCGTCTTGCAGAGTCTGCTTAACTTAAGTCTGATGTCCGGTTGAAGCAGCGCGcactggctgcagctgctgctgtggcGCAGGAGGACGGGCTCTGGGAGGGAACGGAAGATGAGTCGAGACCCTGTTAGGCAAAGCAAAAATGACTGTGGATTAAATGGGTTCAGGTCAGGGTGATCATCAGGGCTGCGCTTCGAGAGGATGAgagtggagctgcagcagcagcaaattTCACCAGCAAGGAGGtctctgatgtcacagagtctGTTCACGCCccctaaagacaaaaaaggtgTAATCCTTCAATAATATAGATCAAAAATGACTAGAAAATTACTTCTAGAGTGAAGCTGTCTATTTTCCTGTCAGTGGCTGCAGTTTGTAGTAACGCCTGAACTGTCATGAGGCTGTAGGAACTCATAAGTCATGTTTCCTCTGAAATGACACCCAAGACCAAAAGACACAATTCCGCTTCAGTGCAATTGTTAATCACTGTGGTCACCAGCTGCACATACCTGCAAACATGCATCGGCTTCAGCATGGCGGCATCAAAGTTTCCAGAAGGAAAACACCAATTCAGTCAGAATGAGAACAACTATGGTTGGAGCTTAGAGCAAATAAAAGTAAGAACACATAACCACAACTGCACAATAAGACATTACAACACGATAAAACACAAGCAAGCAAATGTACTTGAGCTGTAAGTTGTCAGGTCACTGGGAGTTTGACCTTTGTTGCAGCGGTCTCCAAAAGATCCTCTTTTAGTACCACTTCCAACTTTCAAACCATTTGGGAGTCTTTGACCAAATAGCCGGTTTGTTTCATAGAGGTTAACTTCCTCCCTGAGTACAGTGTTGTTCAAAGGGCTAAGAAAACaagtggattttgttttttgtcagtcTTTTATGTAATTATCTTAAaaacccattccaatgaaatgGGTGTTTTTAAGATAAGATAATCCTTTACTTGCTCCAAGTGGAGAAACGCCAATGTTGCAACATTACAGATACTAGAATaagaatatttacaaaaacttacagtgcaaaaaaaaaaaaataaacNNNNNNNNNNNNNNNNNNNNNNNNNNNNNNNNNNNNNNNNNNNNNNNNNNNNNNNNNNNNNNNNNNNNNNNNNNNNNNNNNNNNNNNNNNNNNNNNNNNNNNNNNNNNNNNNNNNNNNNNNNNNNNNNNNNNNNNNNNNNNNNNNNNNNNNNNNNNNNNNNNNNNNNNNNNNNNNNNNNNNNNNNNNNNNNNNNNNNNNNNNNNNNNNNNNNNNNNNNNNNNNNNNNNNNNNNNNNNNNNNNNNNNNNNNNNNNNNNNNNNNNNNNNNNNNNNNNNNNNNNNNNNNNNNNNNNNNNNNNNNNNNNNNNNNNNNNNNNNNNNNNNNNNNNNNNNNNNNNNNNNNNNNNNNNNNNNNNNNNNNNNNNNNNNNNNNNNNNNNNNNNNNNNNNNNNNNNNNNNNNNNNNNNNNNNNNNNNNNNNNNNNNNNNNNNNNNNNNNNNNNNNNNNNNNNNNNNNNNNNNNNNNNNNNNNNNNNNNNNNNNNNNNNNNNNNNNNNNNNNNNNNNNNNNNNNNNNNNNNNNNNNNNNNNNNNNNNNNNNNNNNNNNNNNNNNNNNNNNNNNNNNNNNNNNNNNNNNNNNNNNNNNNNNNNNNNNNNNNNNNNNNNNNNNNNNNNNNNNNNNNNNNNNNNNNNNNNNNNNNNNNNNNNNNNNNNNNNNNAAAGTTTCCAGAAGAAAAACACCAGAATTCAGTCAGAATGAGACCAACTATGGTTGGAGCTTAGAGCAAATAAAAGGAACAACACAGGATAACCACAACTGCAAAATAAGACATTACAACACGATAAAACACAAGAAAGCAAAACGGTTACTTGAGGTTCAATTTTGGTTTTAGGTCACTGGGAGTTTGACCTTTATTTGTTGCAGCGGTCTCCAAAAGATCCTCTTTTAGTACCACTTCCAACTTTCAAACCCTTTGGGAGTCTTTGACCAAATAGCAGGTTTGTTTCATAGAGGTTAACTTCCTCCCTGAGTACAGTGTTGTTCAAAGGGCTAAGAAAACaagtggattttgttttttgtcagtcTTTTATGTAATTATCTTAAAAACCCATTCAAATGAAATGGgtgtttttggcgtttttaagATAAGATAATCCTTTACTTGTCCCAAGTGGAGAAACGCCAATGTTGTAACATTACAGATActagaataaaaatatgtacaGAAAAAACGAGattaaatgtgtcaaatatttacaaaaacttactgtgcaataaaaaaaaaataaaaaggggggaaaattCCACTAgtgagtaataaaaaaatgcacaacatACTTAAAGTGACATGGAGCAAAATGAGTGAAGTTAGCAAATTTCCAGTAAGATCACTGGAGAAGCTCTGGTTTGGTAACGTGTTCtaattgtagtatttttctcacgatggaggacatggttaaagaaaatgacacctaaaattgaatttctgtgtatttctatattcaaacTGTTATTAAGGAGATGTAAAAATGCTgctggaaaaagcctgtagcaagctccctgctccagtgcatccacttacagacaaatagagctggaatctggctcaacactcctcaccatttttgttgcactggcaATAAgttgatggatgatgggaaatgagggtggGCTTACttacacccacaactcagaggcaaatttctaatgaattcctgccaaTCTGCAAAgactatttttctattttggctaaaaacggcataatcataactaaaacaccAATGGGAATgctttcacaatagatcaaaagatgactggttTGAGACATTcaattctacaaaaaaatatgttaaatttggagaaaaaaaagcctgaacaCAGTTtctagaaataagaaaaatttccaaaagaaaaacaaattggcCAGTAAACATGATGTTAAACTGTTGAAGTCTTATACAGTAAAACTTTTTAGTGTTAATGGACGAAAACCAAACTCTGCTTAAATCTGATACAGGctgttaaaacaacaacaacaaaaacatctacAGAGTTGAAAAGAGGATAAGCAGGTCAGACGGGTCAGTCCAGGACGTCCGTCCTGACCCTGACTCCACGGTGACTCTGCTGGGGGGAGCCACTCCATCACACGAGTAATTAAGAAGAACAGGAGGGGCAGAGACTtactgtgccaacagtcccctGAACTCAAACCGGGTCGCATATGGCTGGAGGTCTGTGAGGAAAATGATAAAGGTGACCTCTCCAACTGCATGGATATCTAGAATCAGAGTTTCAAGCATTGAATTCTCTTTTTAACACAAGGTTTGACTCTTGAATATTAAAAACctggtttttggtgtttattttaaacatgtttttatgccatttttctcataatggaggacaaaaatgaagaaacttaggcttaaattagcatttctgAGTGACAAAAATGCTTTGTAAAGAGTCTGTAGCAATGATGCTGTTACAGcaaaccacaagctcccttctctgctccattctgatgaatccacttgtagacaaatagatccatgtaagtcttCGTTTTCTTCATCCAAGCTCCAAACTGTACTGCTGGATCGCTACTATACTGCTCGACACTTTTATGGGCCTgttaatgttagattggggctgtaagccagtgggagaaagtgtaaacagatggatgatgggaaggggaggagcttgcacaactcagaggcaaatttctaatgaactactatgtcatagaaaacaacacagattcttagttttggctaaaaacggcacagttgtaatttaaaaaaacactgagaatACTTTTAGAATTgatcaaatttgaataaaaaaactaccGTAAAAGTTTGTTGTGGAAcgttttaaagaaatgtaatttagaGCTTCATTAATGCTGAGTGTTGTCTACACTGCTGAAGGATGCCTTTGATTGACCATCTCTGTTCAGCTCGAGGAAGGACGCCCAAAGTGTCTCTCATTGCTCATGCACAGACGTGTCCATATCATCATTAATGGTTTTCTCCCTGCTGTCTGTGTCTGTAATCTTTGAACAAATGACTTTCTCTGGCTGGACTGCGGCCATCAGGGACCTGGTTGCACCATAAATCTAGTGCTCTCGACACTCACCGGGAGAGGGAAGGTGAAACAACACAGACGGGAAGAAGATGATCAAACATTTAATCAGTGTGGTTGTTCACACTTTAATATGTATGATATACAAATGCTTGTCCTGCAAAATTAGAGTTTGAAAAGATAATCAAGGAATATTAACCAACTTCACTTTTTGGAAAGGAACATTCACTTAGTCTTTTCAAGTGAAAGAATTATTATATTAGAATGCCAAATAAACTTCTTTTGAAGTCAAAACGTTATTTCAATTAAAGAGATTTGAATTAAATCGAGCCCAAACAGTCACTAAATGAAGACAAAGTAATGTCTAGTTATGCAAATAATTAATACTTATTGAAAATCACAACTCAGTTTGTAACACCTGCAAGAAACCAACAAGTCAGACATGAATTTACTGGTTAGAGTTATAAATGATAGAACAAACATGTCTTCTCAGCTTCATATGACTGTAGAACCTACAAAAGAGAATGACCCTGTCTAATAAATGCCAGAAATGATGAACTTTTGTAggtaataattaaattaaattatattgcGAAAATAGTTGAAAACTAAGCTTTTGATCACATTAACTACAGAGAATCTGCAGAGGATGCAGACTTTTGAACAAACCTGAAATCATTTGATTGCGAACCACAACACAGGTGCTGCAATGATGTCAGCCTTGACTTTCCTCATCACCCTCCTTTCTCCGTTGTTGAACTGCTTGCACGCACTCTTCCTGTGCGCTTGAGGTTTCGTGCTTTTGTTCTCCGTCGATGGCGTTCTCTAGTTTCAACGAGTTTCCATCATGTCGCTTACAGCAAGTGTGACCATCTATCTCTGGAATCCTTTTTTGACTCTTGACAGTCAAAAATACTGATAGAAATTCAACAGGACCATctgcaaaaagttattttttggtCCAAAGCAGTTTTGTACACGAAGCAGATGACATGATTGTGGTTTGCACGTTAGATTGTCGGGTCAACCCCCCctccacaaaaaaaaccttaagttTGATTTAAACGACGACCTCTAGACTCCGCATTTCAGAGAATAAAGCTGAATGTTCATATAACTCAGAAAACACAAGTGTATTTCCTCAAAGCACTAACATTTCTACGTTAAAAGAGACATtgcataattaaaaataaaataaatatcttttgagagaatgatttaaaacaaaatggatAAAACAGGCCTGAACGGAACTGAGGACAGCTTTGAGCCAGTCACTGCAATGAAAGAACAATTCCTGTAAGTGTTTGTGAGGCTTCTGCTTCCTGTAATCACAAGAGCATCAAGCTGCTTGGAGATGGTCCGATAATCTTTGTCTGTGGGGTTTTTCCTCAGACAGGtctcttcctctttttgtgGATTCAGAATGGTACACATCAAGTAACGAACCAGTGCAGCGACTCGTCTGACAAATTACAGACTGAAGACACCTGTGATTCCAATCGGTACTTAAGTTTAATATCCGAATCTTGtttgtttcatcatttttgtccatacctgttttttttgtttttgaatgattctgtaaaacaacaattaaaaactaaTGTACCTTCTTGTCCACATGCATTCATTCTATCTTGCTTTTGACaagaatttaaacttttacaaaataataaataggaaTTTAATCTAAATCAAGTCAGatttgcagaagaaaaaaaaacaacagcaaagaaatggttaaaaaaaataactagacAGGTGATGAAACTGGTGACTGTCATCGTGGCCCTCAAGCAAGAGCggtgtgtcaaaaaaaaacaaaaaacggttGCAACCGCTTCCTGTTCTGGAATGGAGAAGTTGTTGCCTCGCCAGACAGTGTAGAGAAAAGGTCCC
It encodes:
- the LOC112158713 gene encoding uncharacterized protein LOC112158713; the encoded protein is MAASVADGHRRDFTNKDDKRVWNSSGHLQCKPMRLPALGTQRIIQGNGTNVGTVISLQCPAKHKLMGKELTCVLDSNSTHWAGWEPFCKPLTPFEEHGFRVAILVSIVSSAIILFMSLAFITCCLLDCMKEDRKKQQDRELDAWQQEEQRQHQEDSRTRDSHKGRNNNNNNAQEKMLPLWDPINPSLGINMQPCRYHNQYVYGPEACTCGPPQAQLPGHVYTRLLSSENQQLCPPSYPGPSLASCLPTSSGLSQVPAPGPPTVWQYGEHHSSFSELIPASTSGSDLRNTNSNQNVKPNQLSIRIISV